The Candidatus Hydrogenedentota bacterium genomic interval GATTAGTGTATTGACGTTCAACGAAGAGCCGCCCTAAAGGCAGTAACCTGCCGGTACTATCTTGTTTTTTTAAATCTATTACTTTAAGAGATTCAAAAAATACTGTGAATCTAAATTTTTCAGCAGTTCAAAAAATACTCTGGGAAGGATAAATGTCGTGGCATAGCGATGTTCAACCAACCGTATCTTACCACAAAAAATACATAAAGAGAATCCGGATACGCCGGTAAGTTTCAATTATATGACACCACATAACTTCGAAACAAACCTCCCCAGGTCCAAACTCGAATTGCAACCCTTTCCTGAAAAAAGACTTCGGCAGGATTTCTGTAACTAAGTGTTTTCCTTGGTCTATTATTTAAATCTTGAATAGCCCTTTATAACTGCTCTTCGGAAATTGTATTAAAACGAGTCTTTTAGAGAAAGTATTGACTTAAAAGCCCATTGGTATTTTCGTTCCTAGCGCGATCGTTTGAGCAGTAGGGGCGTGCGAAATACACCGCTATGGATAATTCTTCAGCAATGTATTTATGAGCAGAAAATTCTGTACCGTTTTCAAAGGTTATCGTGTGAAGATATTTCGGACCGACCTTTTTTAAAAGATCTATTGTAGCCTGCGCTGCCA includes:
- a CDS encoding IS30 family transposase, producing the protein PAIVVSRTRLGDLEGDTIIGCGHSGTIVTLVDHKSLYLFAALCATKHASVAAQATIDLLKKVGPKYLHTITFENGTEFSAHKYIAEELSIAVYFARPYCSNDRARNENTNGLLSQYFL